Proteins encoded within one genomic window of Bacteroides sedimenti:
- a CDS encoding helix-turn-helix domain-containing protein, with protein sequence MDEQIKQIAERLRGLREVLELTIEEMANICGISAEEYTLVESGEADISVSMLQKVARKCGVALDALMFGEEPKMSSYFLTRAGKGVSIERTKAYKYQSLASGFKERKADPFIVTVEPKSEDFPMTFNSHDGQEFNLVLSGRMLIDIDGKELILNEGDSIYFDSNRPHGMKALDGQPVKFLAMIL encoded by the coding sequence ATGGATGAACAGATAAAACAAATTGCAGAACGTTTGCGCGGTTTGCGTGAAGTGCTAGAGCTTACAATAGAGGAAATGGCCAATATCTGTGGTATTTCCGCTGAAGAGTACACATTGGTAGAAAGTGGCGAAGCAGATATCTCTGTCAGTATGCTTCAAAAGGTTGCCCGTAAGTGCGGTGTCGCGCTGGATGCGCTGATGTTTGGTGAGGAACCAAAGATGAGTTCTTATTTTCTTACCCGGGCAGGGAAAGGCGTTTCAATTGAACGCACCAAAGCATACAAATACCAGTCGCTTGCTTCCGGTTTCAAAGAGAGAAAAGCTGACCCGTTTATTGTTACGGTAGAACCGAAATCCGAAGATTTCCCTATGACATTCAATTCACACGACGGACAGGAGTTTAATCTGGTTCTTTCAGGACGAATGTTGATTGACATTGATGGTAAAGAACTGATTCTGAATGAAGGCGACAGTATCTACTTCGACTCAAACCGTCCTCACGGAATGAAGGCACTTGATGGCCAACCAGTGAAATTTTTGGCAATGATTCTTTAA